In Synechococcus sp. CB0101, a genomic segment contains:
- the groL gene encoding chaperonin GroEL (60 kDa chaperone family; promotes refolding of misfolded polypeptides especially under stressful conditions; forms two stacked rings of heptamers to form a barrel-shaped 14mer; ends can be capped by GroES; misfolded proteins enter the barrel where they are refolded when GroES binds), with protein MAKLLSFSDASRASLERGVNALADAVKVTIGPKGRNVVLEKKFGAPDVVNDGVTIAKEIELEDPFENLGAKLLLQVATKTKDKAGDGTTTATVLAQAMAREGLRNVAAGASPVLLRRGMEKAVAQVVKGIESRSRAVAGDAIRQVATVSSGGDEEVGRMVGEAMDKVSADGVITVEESKSLATELEITEGMAFDRGYSSPYFVTDGDRRVCEFEGALLLVTDRKISAINDLVPVLEAVSRAGKPLVILAEEVDGEALATLVVNKNRGVLQVAAVRAPGFGDRRKAMLQDIAILTGATLVSEDRAMTLDKVTLEDLGTVRRITISKDETTIVATGDHQAAVGDRVAAIKRELDNTESEYDREKLSERVAKLAGGVAVIKVGAPTETELRNRKLRIEDALNATRAAVEEGIVAGGGSTLVQLADELNSLAAGLNGDERTGVEIVQRALAAPLHQIAANAGYDANVVADEVRRSGKGFNAATGSYEDLLAAGILDAAKVVRLALQDAVSISGLLLTTEAVIADKPEPPAPAAPGGDMGGMGGMGGMGGMGGMGMPGMM; from the coding sequence ATGGCCAAGCTGCTCTCCTTCTCTGATGCCTCCCGCGCCTCCCTGGAGCGCGGCGTGAATGCCCTGGCCGATGCGGTGAAGGTCACCATCGGGCCGAAGGGCCGCAATGTGGTGCTGGAGAAGAAGTTCGGCGCTCCGGATGTGGTGAACGACGGCGTCACCATTGCCAAGGAGATCGAACTCGAAGATCCGTTCGAAAACCTCGGCGCCAAGCTGCTGCTGCAGGTGGCCACCAAAACCAAGGACAAGGCCGGTGACGGCACCACCACCGCCACCGTGCTCGCCCAGGCCATGGCTCGTGAAGGCCTGCGCAACGTGGCTGCCGGCGCCAGCCCTGTGCTGCTGCGCCGCGGCATGGAAAAGGCCGTGGCCCAGGTGGTGAAGGGCATCGAGAGCCGTTCCCGCGCCGTGGCCGGCGATGCCATCCGCCAGGTGGCCACCGTGAGCTCGGGCGGCGATGAGGAAGTGGGCCGCATGGTGGGTGAAGCCATGGACAAAGTGAGCGCCGATGGCGTGATCACCGTCGAGGAGAGCAAGAGCCTCGCCACCGAGCTCGAAATCACCGAGGGCATGGCCTTCGACCGTGGCTACAGCTCCCCCTATTTCGTGACCGACGGCGACCGCCGGGTGTGCGAATTCGAAGGGGCACTGCTGCTGGTGACCGACCGCAAGATCAGCGCCATCAACGACCTGGTGCCGGTGCTGGAGGCCGTGTCGCGCGCCGGCAAGCCGCTGGTGATCCTGGCGGAGGAAGTGGACGGTGAAGCCCTCGCCACCCTGGTGGTGAACAAGAACCGCGGCGTGCTGCAGGTGGCCGCCGTGCGCGCTCCCGGCTTCGGCGATCGCCGCAAGGCGATGCTCCAAGACATCGCCATCCTCACCGGCGCCACCCTTGTGAGCGAAGACCGGGCGATGACCCTCGACAAGGTGACCCTCGAGGATCTCGGCACCGTTCGCCGGATCACCATCAGCAAGGACGAGACCACCATCGTGGCCACCGGCGATCACCAGGCCGCCGTGGGCGATCGCGTGGCCGCGATCAAGCGTGAACTCGACAACACCGAGTCGGAGTACGACCGCGAAAAGCTGAGCGAGCGTGTGGCCAAGCTGGCCGGCGGCGTGGCCGTGATCAAGGTGGGCGCCCCCACCGAAACCGAACTGCGCAACCGCAAGCTGCGCATTGAAGACGCCCTCAATGCCACCCGCGCCGCCGTGGAAGAAGGCATCGTGGCCGGTGGCGGCAGCACCCTGGTGCAGCTGGCCGACGAGCTCAACAGCCTGGCCGCCGGCCTGAATGGCGACGAGCGGACCGGCGTGGAGATCGTGCAGCGCGCCCTGGCGGCGCCCCTGCATCAGATCGCCGCGAATGCCGGCTACGACGCCAACGTGGTGGCCGACGAAGTGCGCCGCAGCGGCAAGGGCTTCAACGCCGCCACCGGCAGCTACGAAGACCTACTCGCCGCCGGCATCCTCGATGCCGCCAAGGTGGTGCGCCTGGCGCTGCAGGATGCCGTGTCGATCTCCGGCCTGCTGCTCACCACCGAAGCGGTGATTGCCGACAAGCCCGAGCCTCCTGCTCCCGCCGCCCCCGGCGGCGACATGGGTGGCATGGGAGGAATGGGCGGTATGGGTGGCATGGGCGGCATGGGCATGCCCGGGATGATGTGA
- a CDS encoding N-acetylmannosamine-6-phosphate 2-epimerase, which translates to MLPERAQLQGGLIVSVQAPEGSPMRQNEVIAAMAEASLNNGAVGVRLESPEHIGAVRRRCPDALIVGLWKRTFPDSPVYITPGWEEIQAVWAAGADVIALDATERVRPDGAVLAELVQRARTDLGAVLMADVDSLANGLQAAALGCQWVGTTLFGYTEATTALKPPAWELIPHLRRELPADTFLICEGGLASSEQAVQARSLGADAVVVGTAITGVDLQVAAYRRALEAF; encoded by the coding sequence GTGCTGCCTGAACGCGCCCAACTGCAGGGCGGTTTGATCGTGTCGGTGCAGGCGCCGGAAGGCTCGCCCATGCGCCAGAACGAGGTGATCGCCGCCATGGCGGAAGCGAGCCTCAACAACGGCGCGGTGGGTGTGCGGTTGGAGAGCCCTGAGCACATCGGTGCTGTGCGGCGCCGTTGCCCGGACGCCCTGATCGTGGGGCTTTGGAAGCGCACCTTCCCCGATAGCCCTGTGTACATCACGCCTGGCTGGGAGGAGATCCAGGCGGTTTGGGCGGCAGGCGCCGATGTGATCGCCCTCGATGCCACCGAGCGGGTTCGCCCCGATGGCGCCGTGCTCGCTGAGCTGGTGCAGCGTGCCCGCACCGATCTGGGTGCCGTGCTGATGGCCGATGTCGACAGCCTGGCCAATGGCCTGCAGGCAGCAGCCCTGGGCTGCCAATGGGTGGGAACCACCCTGTTCGGCTACACCGAAGCCACCACAGCGCTGAAGCCCCCCGCCTGGGAGCTCATCCCTCACTTGCGGCGCGAGCTCCCGGCCGATACGTTCCTGATCTGTGAGGGTGGCCTCGCCAGCTCTGAGCAGGCCGTGCAGGCGCGCAGCCTTGGCGCTGATGCCGTGGTGGTCGGCACGGCCATCACCGGAGTGGATCTGCAGGTGGCGGCCTACCGCCGCGCGCTCGAAGCTTTTTGA